In the genome of Palaemon carinicauda isolate YSFRI2023 chromosome 20, ASM3689809v2, whole genome shotgun sequence, one region contains:
- the LOC137659861 gene encoding zinc finger MYM-type protein 5-like, with amino-acid sequence MASRERDVGRSYASGSQKRKKKIQEEEQKKKDVGSCRKITDMLTKTVSDVTSTVESADTLDHTGSPPSIISQPASTSFVSPLNVTDISSTGFVLKDPASWPNVIPDSLRNAFIAENFSQTLNIDFRKSARIYDDGNRRCLKSSMFYRKLANSETVKRLWMLYSESSGKVYCSACKLFSTKENAFTQGFNDWKNSKRFEEHENSTTHRSCVLASVFRAQKKGLLDSHLENQTEKERTYWRKVLERVVAVVKFLALKGLAFRGENEVFGSENNGNFLGIIELLAQFDPFLANHVSRLGNAGRGTVSYMSSTICNEFLLN; translated from the coding sequence ATGGCATCTCGTGAACGTGATGTTGGACGTTCTTATGCGAGTGGGtcacagaaaagaaagaagaaaattcaagaagaggaacagaaaaagaaagatgtaGGAAGCTGCAGAAAAATCACAGACATGCTCACGAAAACAGTTTCTGATGTTACCAGTACAGTTGAATCTGCAGATACGTTAGATCATACAGGAAGCCCTCCCTCCATTATTTCGCAGCCAGCATCTACTTCTTTTGTGTCTCCTCTCAATGTGACGGACATTTCATCCACAGGATTTGTCTTAAAAGATCCTGCCTCATGGCCAAATGTAATCCCAGATTCTCTTCGTAATGCTTTCATTGCAGAAAACTTCAGTCAAACTCTGAACATTGACTTTAGGAAATCAGCAAGGATTTATGATGATGGAAATCGTCGTTGTTTAAAGTCATCTATGTTTTATAGGAAGCTTGCAAATTCAGAAACTGTGAAAAGATTATGGATGCTATACTCTGAAAGCTCAGGAAAAGTGTACTGTTCAGCATGCAAGCTATTTTCTACCAAAGAAAATGCCTTCACACAGGGGTTCAATGACTGGAAAAATTCCAAGCGTTTCGAGGAACATGAAAACAGCACCACTCACAGGAGCTGCGTTTTAGCCAGTGTATTTCGTGCACAGAAAAAAGGCTTATTGGATTCTCATTTGGAAAATCAAACTGAAAAAGAGCGCACTTATTGGAGAAAAGTTCTAGAAAGAGTTGTTGCTGTTGTAAAATTCTTAGCTCTAAAAGGACTTGCTTTCCGTGGAGAAAATGAGGTTTTTGGTTCAGAAAACAATGGTAATTTCCTAGGGATCATAGAACTGTTAGCACAATTCGATCCATTCTTAGCAAATCATGTGTCACGCCTTGGGAATGCAGGAAGAGGCACTGTATCTTACATGTCATCTACTATTTGCAATGAATTTTTATTGAACTGA